In Micromonospora sp. LH3U1, one genomic interval encodes:
- a CDS encoding GNAT family N-acetyltransferase: protein MAVLHAAGAPLTTSGYTLLIADDPIQVAAAQRLRHEVFATELGATLLPGAAGLDVDPFDAYCDHLIVREDSTGEVVGTYRLLPPGRTNRRYAEDEFDLTALDPLRDDLVEAGRSCVHPDHRSGAVINLMWAGITRYLHLRGSRWLGGCASVPVADGGRAVAEVWTQTQTRHLSPPPLRVRPLRPWFTDPAAALHRAATAPSAAADQAGRVAVPPLLRGYLRLGAWICGEPSYDPDFGCADFYVLFSLDRMNPRYLRHFLGEGAQR, encoded by the coding sequence ATGGCTGTTCTGCATGCCGCTGGCGCACCCCTGACGACCAGCGGATACACCCTGCTGATCGCCGACGACCCCATCCAGGTCGCGGCCGCGCAACGCCTGCGTCACGAGGTGTTCGCCACTGAGCTCGGCGCCACCCTCCTTCCCGGCGCGGCCGGGTTGGACGTGGACCCCTTCGACGCGTACTGCGACCACTTGATCGTCCGCGAGGACAGCACGGGCGAGGTGGTCGGCACGTACCGGCTGTTGCCGCCCGGCCGCACCAACCGGCGGTACGCCGAGGACGAGTTCGACCTGACCGCGCTCGACCCCCTCCGCGACGACCTGGTCGAGGCGGGCCGGTCCTGCGTACACCCGGATCATCGCTCGGGCGCGGTGATCAATCTGATGTGGGCTGGCATCACCCGGTACCTGCACCTGCGGGGCTCCCGCTGGCTCGGTGGCTGCGCCTCGGTGCCGGTGGCCGACGGTGGGCGGGCGGTGGCCGAGGTGTGGACCCAGACTCAGACCCGGCACCTGTCTCCGCCTCCGCTGCGGGTCCGCCCGCTGCGGCCCTGGTTCACCGACCCGGCCGCCGCTCTCCACCGGGCCGCCACCGCTCCGTCCGCCGCCGCCGATCAGGCCGGGCGCGTAGCGGTTCCGCCGCTGCTGCGGGGCTACCTCCGGCTCGGCGCATGGATCTGCGGCGAGCCGTCGTACGACCCCGACTTCGGGTGCGCGGACTTCTACGTGCTCTTCTCCCTGGACCGGATGAACCCGCGCTACCTGCGGCACTTCCTGGGCGAGGGGGCGCAGCGGTGA
- a CDS encoding ABC transporter ATP-binding protein, translating into MTDGQRSPTSDGQIVVSGLTKQYKNVRAVNNLSFTVAPGRVTGFLGPNGAGKTTTLRMLLNLVTPTAGTATISGSRYADLADPLRHVGAVLEASSAHKGRTGINHLRVICAAAGLPKQRADEVLALVGLTPAAKRKFKGYSLGMKQRLGIAAAMLGDPRMLILDEPANGLDPEGIRWMRGFLKNLAHEGRTVLVSSHLLSEMQLLADDVVIIAAGQLVRQGPVDQVLGSMAQGARIRVRTPQAEALIAALKAQSATVDTDEQGLLLVGGVDAPTVGRVALAAGVELHELTPERPDLERVFLELTAGKADIR; encoded by the coding sequence ATGACTGACGGGCAGCGAAGCCCCACCAGCGACGGTCAGATCGTGGTGTCCGGTCTGACGAAGCAGTACAAGAACGTTCGGGCGGTGAACAACCTGTCCTTCACCGTGGCGCCGGGGCGGGTGACCGGCTTCCTCGGCCCGAACGGCGCTGGCAAGACCACGACCCTGCGCATGCTGCTGAACCTGGTCACGCCCACCGCCGGCACGGCCACCATCAGCGGCAGCCGGTACGCCGACCTCGCTGACCCGCTGCGGCACGTCGGCGCGGTGCTGGAGGCGTCCAGCGCGCACAAGGGCCGCACCGGCATCAACCACCTGCGGGTGATCTGCGCGGCGGCCGGGCTGCCCAAGCAGCGGGCCGACGAGGTGTTGGCCCTGGTCGGGTTGACCCCGGCGGCGAAGCGCAAGTTCAAGGGCTACTCGCTGGGCATGAAGCAGCGGCTCGGTATCGCCGCCGCGATGCTCGGTGACCCCCGGATGCTGATCCTCGACGAGCCGGCCAACGGGCTGGACCCGGAGGGCATCCGGTGGATGCGCGGGTTCCTCAAGAACCTCGCCCACGAGGGCCGTACGGTGCTGGTCTCCAGCCACCTGCTGTCGGAGATGCAGCTCCTCGCCGACGACGTGGTGATCATCGCGGCCGGGCAGCTGGTCCGGCAGGGTCCGGTCGATCAGGTGCTCGGGTCGATGGCGCAGGGTGCCCGGATCCGGGTGCGCACGCCGCAGGCCGAGGCGTTGATCGCCGCTCTGAAGGCGCAGTCGGCCACCGTCGACACCGACGAGCAGGGCCTCCTGCTGGTCGGCGGGGTGGACGCCCCGACAGTCGGCCGGGTCGCCCTGGCCGCTGGCGTGGAGCTACACGAACTGACCCCGGAACGGCCCGATCTGGAACGGGTCTTCCTGGAGCTGACGGCCGGAAAGGCGGACATCCGATGA
- a CDS encoding ABC transporter permease, protein MNLVRSELLKIRTTSTWWWLAIGAFLSIALAFAVNAWLAVTALGGDAEEIGVSAEQATAPAQAANLYTSGQYLGLMFVMLIGILMVTNEFFHQTATTTFLTTPRRTSVIVSKLAAASLLGFMFWLATTLIDLAAGAIFLSANDYGTQLGEWPVQRALLFNLLAYAIWTILGVGIGTLITNQLGAVITAAVLYLIGTQVVGLLFLLLSNLLDSEAVLKWQVIWPAVASQVMITEGTSEFTPSWWVGALVLIGYALVSGIAGVLLTRRRDIA, encoded by the coding sequence ATGAACCTGGTCCGATCCGAGCTGCTCAAGATCCGTACCACCAGCACCTGGTGGTGGCTGGCTATCGGCGCGTTCCTCTCGATCGCCCTGGCCTTCGCGGTCAATGCGTGGTTGGCCGTCACGGCGCTCGGCGGCGACGCCGAGGAGATCGGCGTCAGCGCTGAGCAGGCGACCGCGCCGGCGCAGGCGGCGAACCTCTACACCTCGGGCCAGTACCTCGGGCTGATGTTCGTGATGCTCATCGGCATCCTGATGGTCACCAACGAGTTCTTCCACCAGACCGCGACCACGACGTTCCTGACGACTCCCCGGCGAACGTCGGTCATCGTCAGCAAGCTCGCCGCCGCCAGCCTGCTCGGCTTCATGTTCTGGCTGGCGACCACGCTTATCGACCTGGCCGCCGGCGCGATCTTCCTGTCCGCGAACGACTACGGCACTCAGCTCGGTGAGTGGCCGGTGCAGCGGGCGCTGCTGTTCAACCTGCTGGCCTACGCCATCTGGACGATCCTCGGGGTGGGCATCGGCACGCTGATCACCAACCAGCTCGGTGCGGTGATCACGGCGGCGGTGCTCTATCTGATCGGCACCCAGGTGGTGGGGCTGCTCTTCCTGCTCCTGTCGAACCTCCTCGACAGCGAGGCGGTGCTCAAGTGGCAGGTGATCTGGCCCGCGGTGGCGTCCCAGGTCATGATCACGGAGGGCACCTCGGAGTTCACCCCGTCCTGGTGGGTCGGGGCCCTGGT